A window of the Ictalurus punctatus breed USDA103 unplaced genomic scaffold, Coco_2.0 tig00006670, whole genome shotgun sequence genome harbors these coding sequences:
- the LOC108262938 gene encoding tetratricopeptide repeat protein 9A: MMMSLDRSGCEGKIAPEGVTGSLRQPPPRAQLSAGVRAREIRSLQQHQQQNQHHHHHHLHHHHHHHHHAGGAREPDELLRRALDFKTQGTQCYRDKKYREAIGKYHRALLEMKGLGRALGFGDADVSARSPNRSGLTEEQRGAAESAELECYNSLAACLLQMELVNYERVKEYCLKVLRKEGENFKALYRSGVAYYHLGDYNSALHYLQESHKQEPTDTNVIRYIQLTEMKLRRIAQREKKDPV; the protein is encoded by the exons ATGATGATGAGTCTGGACCGGTCCGGGTGTGAAGGGAAGATCGCACCGGAGGGCGTTACCGGCTCTCTGCGGCAGCCGCCACCGCGCGCTCAGCTTTCCGCCGGTGTGCGCGCGCGTGAGATCCGTTCTCTTCAACAGCATCAGCAGCAGAACcagcaccatcatcatcatcatcttcatcatcatcaccatcatcaccatcacgcTGGTGGTGCGCGCGAGCCCGACGAGCTGCTGAGGCGCGCGCTGGACTTTAAGACACAGGGCACGCAGTGTTACCGGGACAAGAAGTACCGCGAGGCCATCGGTAAATACCACCGCGCGCTGCTCGAGATGAAAGGACTGGGCCGCGCGCTCGGATTCGGGGACGCTGACGTCAGCGCGAGATCCCCTAACAGGTCGGGGCTAACGGAGGAGCAGCGGGGCGCGGCAGAGAGCGCGGAGCTTGAGTGCTACAACAGCCTGGCgg cgtGTCTGTTACAGATGGAGCTGGTGAATTATGAGCGGGTGAAGGAGTATTGTCTGAAGGTTCTcaggaaggagggagagaacTTTAAAGCTCTGTACCGCTCGGGCGTGGCCTATTATCACCTGGGAGACTATAACTCCGCCCTACACTACCTGCAGGAGTCCCACAAACAGGAACCCACAg ATACCAACGTGATCCGCTACATCCAGCTGACTGAGATGAAGCTCCGCCGAATCGctcagagagagaagaaagatcCTGTGTAG
- the mrpl2 gene encoding 39S ribosomal protein L2, mitochondrial, with product MSVASLCRAFRVFSLNSSILSAPLHTPLAVRGVVGVTPLLRPHPIRFFSSTEPRPQNRTLWKQTDKYTVRPIGVKKTGGRDYTGKIRRRGIGGGHKQRYRMIDFQRMRFEPGKEKGTQIEERVIEVRYDPCRSGDIALVAGGNRKRWIIATENMQAGDLIKSSSVIGRMAVLANEGDAHPLGALPVGTLINNLELQPGRGAQYIRAAGTCGVLLRKVNGTAIIQLPSKQQIQVCETCVATVGRVSNVDHNKRVIGKAGRNRWFGIRPSSGLWKRKGGWAGRKIRPLPSLKSYVNVSSVSVQP from the exons ATGTCAGTGGCGTCTCTGTGTCGTGCTTTCAGAGTCTTCTCTCTCAACTCCAGCATTCTTTCAGCTCCG TTGCATACTCCCCTTGCTGTAAGAGGTGTGGTGGGCGTGACCCCCCTGCTGAGGCCACACCCCATTCGCTTCTTCAGCAGCACCGAGCCCCGCCCACAGAACAGGACACTGTGGAAGCAGACGGATAAATACACCGTCCGGCCAATCGGAGTCAAGAAGACCGGAGGGAGGGACTACACAG GGAAGATCCGGAGGCGGGGCATCGGGGGCGGCCACAAACAGAGGTACAGAATGATCGACTTCCAGCGGATGCGTTTCGAACCGGGGAAGGAGAAGGGCACTCAGATCGAGGAGAGAGTGATCGAAGTGCGCTACGACCCCTGCAG GTCAGGTGACATCGCTCTGGTTGCCGGGGGAAACCGTAAGCGTTGGATCATCGCCACAGAGAACATGCAGGCTGGTGACCTGATTAAAAGCTCGTCTGTGATTGGTCGGATGGCTGTGTTAGCTAATGAGGGCGACGCCCACCCACTGGGAGCACTTCCTGTCGGAACTCTGATCAACAACCTGGAGCTCCAACCGGGGAGAGGAGCACAGTACATCCGcgcagcag ggacgTGTGGAGTTCTCCTGCGTAAAGTAAATGGAACTGCAATCATTCAGTTGCCTTCAAAACAGCAGATCCAG gTGTGTGAGACATGCGTAGCGACAGTGGGTCGCGTGTCGAATGTAGACCATAATAAGCGTGTGATAGGGAAGGCAGGGAGAAACCGCTGGTTCGGGATCAGACCCTCAAGTGGACTGTGGAAGAGGAAGGGTGGGTGGGCGGGGCGTAAGATCAGGCCCCTCCCCTCACTGAAGAGTTATGTCAACGTGTCATCTGTCTCTGTACAGCCCTAa